The Pseudomonadota bacterium genomic interval CGACATCTCGCCTTCGGGCCAGCCGCGGAGATGCGTCTGGGCCGCGCATTCCGAATCATAGCACAGCAGCAGGGGTTTGAGAAGCAGAGCGTGGCGAGCGTTCGGAGGACATCACCAGGAAGACGTTGAAGCCGGATCGCATGGGCATCGAGGCCAACAGCGGCGCCGCAGCGCCGTCCCCCCCTCCCGCGCAGGACGAAGGCAGCGCCGCTTCCACCACGGGGCGGCGCGCGCGCGCATCCACCACCCCCGCAGCGACCCTCATCATCAATGCCGTGCTGCTCATGGGAGCCATCGTCGCCGTTGCGCTGTGGGGGCAGTCGTGGCTGCGCGACATCTCGCCGACCTGGGTGCGCGCGAACGAATCGTACGAGGGGCTGGCCTCGTTCCCCCCGTCGAATCCTGGGCTTCGGCCCATCCTGGCGTACTTTGCCGTTCAGGCCCTGCTCGGGTTGCTGGTCGCGCTGGCGGCGCTTCAGGTGCTCATGCTTCTGGTTGCGCGCTGGAACGGTCCGCCGTCAGTCGCCTTCATGGCCATCGCGCAGATGCTCGTGGTCATGGCGGGCCTGTTCTACGTCGAATGGGGCATGCAGATACGCATCGGTCCCTTCCGCGGAAGCAACGCCATGTACCCCCATCCGACGCGCCACTGGAGCTTCAATCCCTACGCCGATGCTGCGCGTTACTACAGCGACAGCCATGGCCTCAAGGGCATCGACGACCCGGGGCCCCGGCAGCCCGGGGAGTTTCGCATCCTCTGCCTGGGCGACTCCATCTCCGCGGGCAACGATCTCCCCGAGAAGTACACCTACGAGTTCGTGATGCGGGGCGACCTGCAACGGCGATTTCCGGGGCGCCTCTGGCGGGTGAAGAACGGCGCTGTGAACGGCTACTCGATTCAGCAGAATGTCGCCGTGCTCGAGGAGCTCTACGACATCTGGAAGCCTGATCTCATCGTCGCCGAGTTCACCCACGCGAACGCCGAGATCGTGCAGATGTACGAG includes:
- a CDS encoding SGNH/GDSL hydrolase family protein, whose product is MGIEANSGAAAPSPPPAQDEGSAASTTGRRARASTTPAATLIINAVLLMGAIVAVALWGQSWLRDISPTWVRANESYEGLASFPPSNPGLRPILAYFAVQALLGLLVALAALQVLMLLVARWNGPPSVAFMAIAQMLVVMAGLFYVEWGMQIRIGPFRGSNAMYPHPTRHWSFNPYADAARYYSDSHGLKGIDDPGPRQPGEFRILCLGDSISAGNDLPEKYTYEFVMRGDLQRRFPGRLWRVKNGAVNGYSIQQNVAVLEELYDIWKPDLIVAEFTHANAEIVQMYEGGVMKYDAFKWLRRQLFKSDFYLWLRREINYSSSSVDAAAARKAPGVDWQNDPKVMYAGLDRLCAFVRAHDTKVVFYLPFLLDHRGQHHQDVVGMYAAEHGYPSIDIQAKWDNVSNITELLQDTHHPNIPGCVMQARDLEDALVQLKLIPTAPATGK